The genomic DNA CGGCCCGGTCGGTCTGAAAACCATCTCAATATCAGTCGGTGAGGAGCCGAGGACCATTGAGGATGTATATGAACCATACCTTATCAGAATCGGATTTCTAAAAAGAACCCCCCAGGGCCGGATGATAACCAGTGCAGCACGGGATCATCTGGGAAATTCCCATACCAGAGATCTCACCTCCTTTCTCTGAATATTTCCTGCAAGCTTGTAAGAGATAATGATCAATAGATCAGTATGATCTGGTCCAAACCCACAAGTACTCTGGTTTTTTTATTCATCTGTCTCATCATAATCTCTCCATTACAAGCGGATTTAACGTCAGAAGAGACAGACAATCGATCAACTCCCTATACCCTTACCCCTGACCTCTCCCTCTCTGATCTCATCATTCCCAATTCGGTAGAAAGCGGTAAACCTATTTCAGGTTCTGTTATTGTAACCAATCGTGGCCCGGTACCGGCCAGTCATATCTCAATGGATGTGCTACTTACGCAGAACGCAACCCAGGGGATCCAATCTATCTGGCTTGGAAGCAGAGGGACAGATGTGATGGCACCAGGAACCAGGGGAAAAATCCCATTTTCCTTTGATGTGCCGATGGATCTTCGGGATGGAGAGTATTTTGTGAAAGTCAGTATCCGGGCATACGAACCAGAAATTATTTTTTCTGATAATACCATCACTTCCCCTGAGCCGGTTTACATCCGGAAAAATCTTCCCTGGAAAGGAGGAGATCCAAATCTACAACTCTCTATTGATTCTGTCAGCACCAATTCCTCATCGCCAAATTCACCCTTCACAATAACATACAGGATTCTAAACACAAATACTGACGCTGCCGGATCATGCAAGTTGTTATTCCTCCTCTCTCCGGAAAGGGATATCATCGATGGATGCCGCCTTCGGGAGGAACAAGTCTTTTCAATATATGGATACATGAATGAACAGGGAATATCTGATGACCTGATACCTGAACATATCCCACCAGGCTTCTATTACCTGATAGGAATTATTGATTATACGGGTATGATTCAGGAGACGGATGAAACAGACAATATTTTTGTCTATCCTGATCCGATATCTATCTCCTATCCTCAAAATCTCTATTCAGAATCATACAATGACCAGATAACCGGGTACCTTTTTCTGAAAACAAATAAATACAGGGAATATCTTGGCCTTTCACCCCTTACCTTTGATACCGATCTCTGCACCCTTGCCCTGGATCATACAACCGATATGATACGGAGATCCTACTTTTCCCATTATACCCCTGAAGGAATTGACCCGACCGGAAGAGCTGAACTGATGGGATATGATGTAACACGAAGAATGGACGATGGCAGTATCAGGACCGGTATTGCTGAAAATATAATACGGATAGCAGCAGGACATACGATCGGGAAGGCATATACCGGATTTGTTGATCCTACAACACCAGAAGATGTCGCGGATGTCATGATGATTGAATGGATAAATAGTCCTGAGCATAATAAAAACCTCATCAACCCGACGATTGAAAAAATTGGTATCGGGACCCGATTTGACGGGGAGTATTTTTATGCAACCCAGAACTTTTTTTAAATTCCTTATTTTGATGACGTCTGATTCATAGAGTTGAATATCGTGACAATATCTGCATAATCAGCACGCCCGTTTTTATTGAAATCAATCCGAAGGGAGAGGTTGCTCTCACCAATCCATCGGAAGTTCTGGAATAAAAGAACCAGATCATGCATATCAAGACGTCCATTCCCATTCAGATCTTCAAACCGCCCGTCATTATCGGTATCTTTCATCTCCTGAACCATCGATGCATTAAATCCGATCGGGATCATAACATTGGCATTATATTCAAGATTCAACTCATCTGATCGTTCAGGATCACTGATCCTGGTGGTACTGCTGATCCGTGCGGATGATACTCCGGCGATCCCGGTCTGTGCTGATGCCTGCTTATACGGAGATTTTTCTTCTCCGGATGATGTGGTTCCACCAAGAGCACAGGCAGGTGTTCCTGAATCTTCCTGGCCCTCGCTCATCCGGGTAGCGACTACATGCTCTGAAGCCTGAATAGATCTATCCCCATCTGAAGTATATTCAACTAATCGTTCAGAAGAGATGCTGCCAGAACCGGATATCTGTCTTGTTTCATGAGTCTTTCCTCCATTGGTCATAACATCCTGGGCATATACAGCAGTACCGGAACTGATTTTTCCTGATGTGGTATCATTCTGGCTGTATTTCTGTTCCAGTATGGTCTTATCATGAACTGATCCGGTTGTGGAAGTCATCTCTGAAAGTTCCTGCTGTTCCCCGCCATGATATAATCTGGTGAAGGTGGTAATAAGTCCTGAAATGAGTGTCCTGTCATAGAGCGAAACTTCTCCGGATTGTGTTTTGGTCTTTCCATGAATGGCAGAGATGACTGTTCCTTCTAATCCTGGGTTTGAAGCGTTGCTTTGAGGGGTTCCAATTGAAAGGGAGTAATCCAGAGTCCCATTCGAACTTCTGCCTGCCGATGCCAGGGTCAGAGTCTTTGCATTCGCTATTGAGAATGATGCTGACTGCTCTCCGGAAATACATGAAGATACAAGGTAGGGATCTCCAAAGCAAATAGCCCCCTGTGTCTTATTCGAGTACATATCTGAAGAGGTCAGAACATATTCATCTGCAATCAGATGCCCTCCTGATGTTCCTGATGAGTACCCCACTACTTTCTGTGTCTCAAATCCCTGCCCTGATGATTTTTCAGACATATCTACCTGTTTAGTCAGGGAAAGAGAACCGCCATTGGTCATGACTGAATCTGAATAAACACCGGAAACATTTGTACCATTCCCATCTGCCTGAGAAAAGGTGCCGGTAAAACTGTCCCGAACCGGGCCTGTTGCCTCAATTATAGTCCCGATTGAATAATCTGCTGCGGTTATGAGACATATCATACCTGACGCTACCATCAATCCTGCAAGTAAAAAAATCCGGACACCTGACGGTAACAGATTCATGAACGCAGATGTAGTATTGATGCACGAAGTATAAAATTCGTTGTATATATAAACGATGATAATCCCAGGTGAAAAGATTATTGTGGAATGCGAACCTTTCAAAAATAATTCTTATAGTTCGTGTATACTTTGAAATGAATGAGAATGCACGCCTTAATAATGTCTTCTTTTCAATCTGACTTATATATCGGTTCAAGTTTCTTATTATACAAAGAGACCTCGTTTTAAAAAGAGATTATATATGATAATTACGAATTTTCCAGATAATACAATTTTACCATATGATCCGGATGATATCGCTCTTTGGCTTCACGAAGTCCGGGAATTCCCATATCACTCTCCCGGTTAATGTAATGATATCTGTCCTTCAGATATAGTGCAGTCTGGATATTAACTTCCTTGTATATACCCTCACAGTCAGGTAATGCCTTTTCATAATGAACGACGGCTGTTGTAGGATTCAGTTCTTCGAAGATTGCAATCCCTCCAATCTCTCCTTTCGGGTTTACCGTAATTCCAGAAAAGCCAAGTTGGTCAAAATACTGAACTGCTTCATTAATTGCCTCCTTTTCATGTTTTAAAATAGTATATTTATCACATTCACGTTGCTGACACCATTTTACCAAAAATTCCAAAACTTCATCCATGTTGGATTCAGAAATAAGTTCTACCGTTGATGGGCATTTCCGTCGAAATTTATTTAATTGTTTTCTGACCGACAAAAAATCCTGACCGGGAAGTGAGGCAAGAATCTCTGATTTATAAACATAATCAAAAAATTCACGATCCGGCTTTAATTTCAGGGTTGGATAATGCTCCCTCATCCAGGAATATTGCCATGGCTCTAATATGAGAAGTGGGGCTTCTTCTCCAAGATTCTGCGCAAGTTTAATGGTCGCATGAAATACATCCGGTTTTACAGGGCCGATAGGAAACCGGTATGAATGATAATTTTCAGTCTCACCTTTGATGATGAGACATCCCTCATGTTCACAAATCTTATAATGACCATACGAACGCCAGCAGAATAATGTTCCAAATGTATTTTCAGAATGTTGAATGGGATAATCCCGATAAATCCTATCAAAAATATCCTTATCCTCAAGCTCTATCGGGTGGAAATCTTCTTCATGTATCTTCATTGTCACGCCCTTTCTGGTATAAAAGAAATATCTTATCTTTATCAGCAATAAATTCAGATTGCTCATAAAACGGACTGGTGCCAGGCTCTGCGACCAGAATAATCCGGAAAAGTCCGGCATCGCGTGCGGTTTTAATCAAGAAAGCCAGAAGATTATGGCCAATTCCCTGACCCCTGAATTTTTTTAAAACGCACATATCCTGAATTATTCCGGTACTGGTACCATCAGAGATTATCCTCCCTGTTGCTACTGTTTCACCGGCCGGCTGATGCACCCCGACACAAAACCGGAAAGATGCTCTGATAAATTCTGGTATCTCATCAGGATGGTATTCATCCTTCCACCACCCGGCTTCTTTGTAAAGGGTCACAATTGCATCTGTATCCCAGATATCAGTTATTAAAAATTGAATTGAATCGCTGGAAGAATTATTCATGGCATGTTACCTACAGGATATTTTATATAAATACATAGAAATCAGCACATAAATACATAGATACAATATATATTTTCATGATACTATACATAATTACTATCAAATATGGAAATACGTCGGGTTCAAATGACCGGAGGGTCATCCTATGTGATCACCCTTCCGAAAGACTGGGTAGAATCAACCCACATCAGGAAGAATGATCCCCTGGGTGTAATAGTACAACCAGACGGGACGCTGTTAATTACTAAAAATACAACCGGAGATCAGATTCAGCGCGTGAAAAATCTGGAGATTGATACCGGAATCGACCCTGATCTCTTCTTAAGACTCCTTATCGGGATCTATATCGCCGGATATAATGCCATTCAGATAACTACAAAAGACCGGATGACCGGGACCATACGAATGAAACTTCGGGAATTTTCCAACATGGTCATCGGCCCTGAGTTCATTGAAGAGACAGATACCAGTATCCTCATAAAAGATCTTTTAAATCCGCTGGAGATGCCGATTCAAAATTCGCTGAAACGAATGTTTGTAATTGTAAAAAGTATGCATATCGACGCTATTGATGCATTTATCGCGCATGATTCTGATCTTATCACCGATGTGATTGAACGGGATAATGATGTGGACCGGTTATTCTGGCTCATTGCCCGTCAGACAAATATGATTCTGCATAATGTTCACTTATCACGAAAAATGAACATGAACATATCAGAAATGCTTCCTCACTTTCAGGTAGCACGAATCATAGAACGGGTTGGTGACCACAGTGTCAGAATTGCCCTGAACGCAAAAAAGATCCAGGAGGCAGAAATTGCCGGGGAGATACAGGGCCACATCAGGAAAGCATCAGAGGGCGCATTAACCACATTTGAAAAGAGTGTTGAGTCATTCTTCACTCATGATCTGAAAAAGGCAAATAAAATGATAGAATACATGCATGATCTGGAAGAATCATTCTTAAAAATAAATACCGAGCTCCTCTCACTTCCGGTGAACATTGCCGTGCCGCTAAGAAACATAACCGACAGTATCAGGCGCTCAGGAGAGTATTCTGCTGATATTGCAGAAAATGTGATAAATTATGAGATGATGTTTGAGAAGAAAGCTCTCTGATTATTTAAATCTGACCCATATCACGAAGAAGTGTCTTAACATCAAGCCAAATTACAAGTTCAGTTCTTTCTTTATCCTTATCTTTTATTTTCTTTTTAATTATCCCAAGAATATGAGATGATTCTTCTCCTGATGTCGCCGTCTCATCCACATGACTTGCCGAATAGGTCGAGACAGTGAGAACATCATCTACCATGATACCGATTTTTGAATGGGTAATCCGATCATCCAGGACAATAATTCTTTTTTCCTCTTCTGATGCAGCATGGGATGAGGTGATTGCCAGTTGCTGTTTCAAATCAATAATGGTGGTAATTTCACCTCGTAGATCAATAATACCCTTAATATATGTCGGACTGTTTGGTAGTTTGGTAATCCTGGTATACTCAACAACCTCTTTTACATCAAAAAGGTCAATCGCAAAATGTTCCTGTCCAAGGAGAAATTCCACAACCTGAAATGACTCCTCCGCACCCTCTTCATCAGTTTTTCCAGTCATTTTATGAGGAGATAATCCATTTAAATCAGAAGAGGGAGAAGACGCAATACCCGGAATTATGCCGGCCATGGATTACAGTTAGAACGTGTAAATAAAAATAATATTTGAAAACGTGGAGCCAGGTTAGCATCCGCAAAAAACACATGGGCCAATATAAAGGCGGCCGATGTTAATATTATTTGATTTATCCAGTTCAGGCATTTCATCTCCACAATACGGCATAAATGTGCAGGGATCGATGACAGAGAACCAGTAATATTCACCATTACTAAGGTCGGCAGGTACTGAAACAGTGATCGTATTGGTCTTTTGTTCTCCGACACATAACCTGCTGATTTCCCAGACCCCAAGATATCGTGCCGTTGAGGGATCGAATGATGCATAGGGTGACAGATAATACGCAACCTGTGTATGGTCTGCACATGCATTTCCAATATTCGTAATGGTATCGGTAATTTCCACAGTATCTCCGGGCTGAGCACAGGGGAATTTTGTTGTGACATGGGTCAGATCCGGAATTCGTGCCGACGGATTATATTCAATGCGGACAGGTCGGTTCCCGGTCCAGAAATTGTTGGCTGTATTTTTTTCCGGAGGACTCGATGTCACGGTAATCTTTTTTGTCAGGTAATAAATCCCGGTATGAGTGCCACCAGGTATCCCAACGGTAACCTGCCCGGTTCTTGTCTCGCCACCTTTCAAATTATGTAGGGTCCACCAGTCAAGATGTCGTGCATCTGAACCGTCGTCATCAGATGAAAGGAGATATTCAACCCGGACTATCCCTGCAGTAGAAGATCCGATATTGGTTATCGAATCGGTAATCTTTGAAGACTCTCCAATATACATGACATCAGGATAATCTGTTTTAACAGTCATGATATCTGGCTCTATGGATGATGAAAGAGGTACAACATCAGGGACAGAAGTGACTTGTGTGGGAATGGTGACTGAAAGCGAGATTGGTTCTTCTGATACCCAGTATAATGAAGAGTCATCGGAGACCATTTCCAGGGGAAGGAATG from Methanospirillum hungatei JF-1 includes the following:
- a CDS encoding DUF2156 domain-containing protein; protein product: MKIHEEDFHPIELEDKDIFDRIYRDYPIQHSENTFGTLFCWRSYGHYKICEHEGCLIIKGETENYHSYRFPIGPVKPDVFHATIKLAQNLGEEAPLLILEPWQYSWMREHYPTLKLKPDREFFDYVYKSEILASLPGQDFLSVRKQLNKFRRKCPSTVELISESNMDEVLEFLVKWCQQRECDKYTILKHEKEAINEAVQYFDQLGFSGITVNPKGEIGGIAIFEELNPTTAVVHYEKALPDCEGIYKEVNIQTALYLKDRYHYINRESDMGIPGLREAKERYHPDHMVKLYYLENS
- a CDS encoding phosphate uptake regulator PhoU, coding for MEIRRVQMTGGSSYVITLPKDWVESTHIRKNDPLGVIVQPDGTLLITKNTTGDQIQRVKNLEIDTGIDPDLFLRLLIGIYIAGYNAIQITTKDRMTGTIRMKLREFSNMVIGPEFIEETDTSILIKDLLNPLEMPIQNSLKRMFVIVKSMHIDAIDAFIAHDSDLITDVIERDNDVDRLFWLIARQTNMILHNVHLSRKMNMNISEMLPHFQVARIIERVGDHSVRIALNAKKIQEAEIAGEIQGHIRKASEGALTTFEKSVESFFTHDLKKANKMIEYMHDLEESFLKINTELLSLPVNIAVPLRNITDSIRRSGEYSADIAENVINYEMMFEKKAL
- a CDS encoding CAP domain-containing protein codes for the protein MIWSKPTSTLVFLFICLIIISPLQADLTSEETDNRSTPYTLTPDLSLSDLIIPNSVESGKPISGSVIVTNRGPVPASHISMDVLLTQNATQGIQSIWLGSRGTDVMAPGTRGKIPFSFDVPMDLRDGEYFVKVSIRAYEPEIIFSDNTITSPEPVYIRKNLPWKGGDPNLQLSIDSVSTNSSSPNSPFTITYRILNTNTDAAGSCKLLFLLSPERDIIDGCRLREEQVFSIYGYMNEQGISDDLIPEHIPPGFYYLIGIIDYTGMIQETDETDNIFVYPDPISISYPQNLYSESYNDQITGYLFLKTNKYREYLGLSPLTFDTDLCTLALDHTTDMIRRSYFSHYTPEGIDPTGRAELMGYDVTRRMDDGSIRTGIAENIIRIAAGHTIGKAYTGFVDPTTPEDVADVMMIEWINSPEHNKNLINPTIEKIGIGTRFDGEYFYATQNFF
- a CDS encoding chemotaxis protein CheW, whose amino-acid sequence is MAGIIPGIASSPSSDLNGLSPHKMTGKTDEEGAEESFQVVEFLLGQEHFAIDLFDVKEVVEYTRITKLPNSPTYIKGIIDLRGEITTIIDLKQQLAITSSHAASEEEKRIIVLDDRITHSKIGIMVDDVLTVSTYSASHVDETATSGEESSHILGIIKKKIKDKDKERTELVIWLDVKTLLRDMGQI
- a CDS encoding CARDB domain-containing protein; the encoded protein is MNHRILTFGIIILFLCFFGSFTGVPNIFDNQENFSCSFGGVLADSSIVPEITGLSMTVPDHVQAGTYLRIVDILRNQGLHASGPFSIGYVLEDPLGVFKERMLGTVTIQNLVRGGQKKINTTFPVPPDIRAGNYMMTRLINPEESLSEDSRKYLSGGKKELKILDYSEGLTGYTDDLIYSGDAGTLLIRSTITNTAGQDPIETKISYYLSQSGLISDDLISLGESDNLIVPVDEQIRVDSTLSLPEDIPDGEYFLISAFLPLEMVSDDSSLYWVSEEPISLSVTIPTQVTSVPDVVPLSSSIEPDIMTVKTDYPDVMYIGESSKITDSITNIGSSTAGIVRVEYLLSSDDDGSDARHLDWWTLHNLKGGETRTGQVTVGIPGGTHTGIYYLTKKITVTSSPPEKNTANNFWTGNRPVRIEYNPSARIPDLTHVTTKFPCAQPGDTVEITDTITNIGNACADHTQVAYYLSPYASFDPSTARYLGVWEISRLCVGEQKTNTITVSVPADLSNGEYYWFSVIDPCTFMPYCGDEMPELDKSNNINIGRLYIGPCVFCGC
- a CDS encoding GNAT family N-acetyltransferase, whose translation is MNNSSSDSIQFLITDIWDTDAIVTLYKEAGWWKDEYHPDEIPEFIRASFRFCVGVHQPAGETVATGRIISDGTSTGIIQDMCVLKKFRGQGIGHNLLAFLIKTARDAGLFRIILVAEPGTSPFYEQSEFIADKDKIFLLYQKGRDNEDT